The Mesorhizobium sp. INR15 region AGTTTTTCCACGCGAAAGTCCTGCAACGAAGCAGGCCGCAGGTCTTCCTCGCCGCGCAAGTGCTTTACACGACCGACGATGCCCGGTTTGAGCCGGCTGGGGACACAAATCTATGAAATTTAACCCGTTTAAGCCAAATGGAATTATCTCTCCTGGTATATTCACGGGAAGGCTTGACGAAATGAGAGCCATCGAACATGGCTTGTTTCAAGCCAAGCACGGCAATCCAATACACTTCATGATTCAGGGAGAAAGAGGGATCGGCAAGAGTTCCCTGTTCTTCGTTACTAAGCTCGTTGCCAATGGAGAAATAGAGACATTCACAAACGAAAAGTTGAATTTCTTGGTGATATCTGTGGACCTAGGCGCAGCCTCGAATCAAATGGATATCATTCGGACGATCGGTCGCGAGTTGAAAGACACCATCGGCGCTAAGTCTGCCGTCAAGGAGCGGGCGAGAGCGTTTTGGGATTGGGCCACAAATTGGGAAATACTAGGGGTCCGATACCACAAGGATGGGGACTCGTTCGACCCTCACGAGGCTCTCGACGCCTTCGTTTCCCAGGTCGCAAGCCTATGCGGCACACTTTCGGGCGAGATCGACGGCATATTGATCTTGATTGATGAAGCGGACCGTCCTGGAGCCGATGCGAAACTTGGCGAATTTTGCAAACTGATGACGGAGCGTCTGGCGCGCAAAGAGTGCAACAACGTCGTGCTTGGCTTGGCCGGATTGCCGACGTTGTTGGGTCGACTAAAGGAAAGCCACGAATCTTCGCCTCGCTTGTTTACAACGATGTTGCTCGACCCCCTTTTGCCGGCTGAGCGCATTGAGGTAATCGATCGCGGGATGAAAGTGGCAAACGAAAAAAACACTGCGGCCACGAGCATAACCTTAGAAGCCACAAATCTGCTGGCCGATCTCTCGGAAGGTTACCCACATTTCATCCAGCAATTTGCGTTCTCCGCCTTTCAGTACGACAAGGACAACCTGATCACGGCAGAAGATGTAATCGGCGGAGCCTTTTCAGAAAATGGGGCGCTGTCGCAGCTTGGGGACAAATATTTTAACGAAATGTACCACCTCAGAATTGCTTCAAACGACTATCGCCACGTACTCAACACCATGGCAGCGCATGGTGACCAATGGGTCTCGCGGAGACAGATAATTGAAGAGTCTGCCCTTGCCAAAACGACCGTGACGAATGCCCTCAATGCCCTAAAGGCCAGGCAGATCATTATGTCAGACGATAGTAGGAAGGGCCGGGGCTTTTATCGCCTGCCCACGCGTTCTTTCGCCGCATGGATCAACGCTATACGTTCAGTTTCTGAGCGGACAGAAGGCCAAGTCGGGTTTGCTGCTGGCGTCCCTCTGGATACCACCTTTTAGGCGTCCTCATTGGCACCTATTACCACCTATTACCCCGGATGGGTCTGCACCTGCTTCCTGCGCAACTCGCCAATCTCGCGTTTCATGCCTGGATGACGTTTGTTCTGAACCGTGAGTAAGCTATCCCCGGCTCGCTTCATCAGCGCGTCCAGCACTGGCCAAGCGTAGGGAAACCACAAATGGGAAACAAAAACCCGCCAGCGCGAGCCGGCGGGCTGAAATCAGAATGGGCGGCCAGGGGTTTGAAGTCTAGCCGTGGGCACAATAGGCTCGACGCTATTGGAAGGCAATCAATCATCGGTTCTGCCCTCGGGGCCCGCTCTTCAGCGCGCGTCGTCGACCTGGCCGCGCGGAGATCGTAAAGAGCATTCTGAATTTCGCGTCGGACCGGCACGATCAGCGGTTCGGTTTGCTTGCGAGTTGAGAAACAAACAGCTGGACTCTCTCCGTCACTTTGCTCCAGTATTTGCTGGGGGACAACAAATGAACAAAACATCAATTCTTGCGATTGTGACGCTATTAGGCGGTTGCAACTCTACATACAGTGTTTCCGACAGCGAATTGACGGCAAAGAGCACGGTGACACTGTGTCACGAATTGGCCGTGAGCACTGACGAACATTACCGAATTCGGGCGGCTGCGCTTCTAGTAAAGCGCGGTGCAACGGCCGAGAAGTGCATGCGCCTTGTCCAGGCGGACAATGCGGTTGCGACTGGCATAGCGGTGGCTGCTGTGGGTGGCGCGGCGGTTGCAGTTGCCGCTAACAATGGCGGTGGAGGATATTACGCACCCCGCCCTGTTTACGGCGTTGCCTGGGACCAGTTCTATGGCCAAGGATACAACGTGATCTGGCGCTGTCGAGATAAAGCCACCGGCCGGTTCGTGGACGACTACTACTGCGCCGGGATGCCGATGATCGACACGGCATGGCCGGGCTGGTCGGCGTAGAGGGGCGCCATGGATAGATCACGGCACGACAATCGATCTGATCAGTGGCGAAAGCGCACCGGGGCCAGGCGCCGGCGCGCAATCCTTTTGGCCAGCGCGCCGAAGCGCGTCGTCGTCATCACGGTCGCAGCCATTGCAGCATTGATTGCGCAGTTCTTCATGCAGCATGGCGGCAAGGGGCCCGATCTCAATCTGTCAAACTTGGTCGGGCCATCTCCAGCGCCGATCGTCGGCATCGCCTCCGTCATCGACGGCGACACGATCGAAGTGCATGGGCAGCGCGTCCGCTTCAACGGCATAGATGCGCCAGAGAGCGGGCAATACTGCGACGACGCCAAGGGGTTTGAATATCCCTGCGGCCGGCGATCGGCCGAGGCGTTGGACAAGTTCCTGGCGGCCTCGAGGCCCGTCCAATGCAAATTCATCGATTGGGACCGCTACGGCCGCTTCGTGGGCGACTGCCAGCGCGCAGATGGCACCAGCGTTGCGGCCTGGATGGTCGAGCACGGCCAGGCGCTGGATTGGCCCCGCTACAGCCACGGCGCCTACGCAGCGCAGCAAGCAAAGGCAGAGGCGGCGAAAGTCGGAGTGTGGGTCGGGGCTTTCCAAGCGCCTTGGTATTGGCGCGCGGCGCACGCGGACGGTACAGCGCCGTCGAGCCAGCCGCTCGGCATCGTGAACCGCAAGCTGGTCGCGCAGAGCGGCTATTCGTGCGAACCGCGGCGAACGTGCAAGCAGATCAGTTCATGCGACGAGGCCCAATGGTATCTTCAGAACTGCTCGTGGGGCGGGAAGCTCGATCGGGACGGCGACGGTGTGGCGTGCGAAACGCTGTGCTGATTCCGAATCAGCCGTCAAAGTCGGCAAACGCAACTATTGGTCTAAAACGCGACGTCGCATCTCATAGCCGTTGACATTGTGCCGCAAATATCTAGTTGCATGCACGGATCAAATTTTCACAAAGAAAAGTCTTGACTCGTGTGTTACGGTTACGAATCACATTCTAGGAGGGATCGATGCAAGGAATCCTGATCGGCGCTGCGGTGCTGGCGGCTGGTTCGCTCTTGTTCGCGTCCGCAACTTTGTTTCGAGCAGCTGTTATTCACTTGACAGCCAGATCGGACGTCATTCGCGACGCGGAAGCACATTCGCCTCGCTCGCCATCGCGGGTGATCAAGGGCGAAGTCGAGACCTATAAGTCCAACAATCGGCGTGATGCCTCGATCGCTGCGGGTGTAGCCCGCGACCGGCGGGCCAATCGTATTGTCCTGCAAGGGCGCGTATCCGATGAGGTTCTCGAAACCTTAGTCTAAACTAAGCCGGGGGGCAGGTGGGGCTACATTTAGGCTGGATCCCGAACGTTGCGGGAAAGTTGTCGTTCACCTTAAGCGGGACGTCAGCTTACCCCCGGCAGTTCCACCATTCGACAAACATCGGCACAGGCGGACGTCACTTTATTGGCTTCCAACACCGCAATCTATCGGACACCACAATCCCCTTCCTGACCGACTGGCCAATTTTGAGGAGCCTGGTCGACAGTTGGGTTTTCAATAAGGACGGCAATTTCGTCTTTCTGTGTTTGTTTAAAGTTGCCGATGATCGGGAGTCAGCCAATGGCCGGATCTATGCCTTTGAACGCAACGTTTGGCGGGAAGTTCGGGCGAGTTTCGACGCGGTTTTGAACGAGTTGCCAGCTTCTTGGGATGATGAAACAGTGCTGCACGATGAGTTCAGCCAGGAAAATCTCGACAAGGCGGGGTATAGCGCTCGCTTCGACATAAAGAGAAACGGCGTTACTGCGATCGATACCCTCTCGGTGGCTCCAGATGACAGGCCGGAGATTCGGGCAGAACGGCTTGAACACGCGTTCGCGGCGCAATCGTATTTTTGCCTTAGGGACCTACTCCACACCCATCGTTTTCACTCACCATCATCTGACACGATCATCGATGTTTACGATGATCTAGATACTTTGAAGCGCCAGGTAAATTTTGGCCTTATGCGTAGAGCCCTTTCAGCGCGCAGAGTGCAGACTGTTGAAGCGCAGCAGCGAGCGATCGGTATAATTGCCTACCTCAAAGCATTTCGCATCAACGTGATGAGCGCCGCAGACCGAGAGGCGCTCAGTTTTAGCCTGGACGAGACGTTGGCGGCGATAAACGCGTCTATACCGTTGATTGCCGCAAAAGAATTCCGCTCCCCAAAAAACGCGTTAGACAGGTTGAGGTTAAAGGTCATCGCGGGTATTTCGATAATTTTTGGCTATGCAGCGCTAATAAAAGACAGCAAGGTTCTTGTTCCGCAGCAACTGTCTTGGGTGCGATCACTGTTCACGTTTATACAGGAGAGGATCGGCCTGGCACTGCTCTCAACGGTCCTACTAATCTGGTTTATACAGGTGCTTCTTTCGCTCAAGAATGGGAAGCGCGACGATATTTTGCGGAACACCTCCCGTGTTGCGTTGGCGTTTAGGGTCCGGAGATTTGCGATTTTCGAGATCGTGGTGGCAACGGGAATGCTCACGGGTGCATTGCTATTGATCGCATGGATTTTTGAAACCCTGCTGTCCGGTCCTGCAATCCCGGGGTAGTGCTGCCCAGGTGCTGCCCCGAAAAGCGAAAAGGCCGGATCAAAGTCCGGCCTTTCTTCGTAAATGCTTGTTTCCCCTGGAGGAAACTGGAGCGGGTGAAGCGATTCGAACGCTCGACCCCAACCTTGGCAAGGTTGTGCTCTACCCCTGAGCTACACCCGCTCGAGCGGCCTTTCGGGCCGCAAGCCGGGCCTATATGGCTGAAGAGCGCGGCGATTGCAACAGGGAAATCGCAGGCTTTTTCGAAGGCCGGAAATGAAGCCGGCAAGGCTGGGCGCGCGGCAA contains the following coding sequences:
- a CDS encoding ATP-binding protein yields the protein MKFNPFKPNGIISPGIFTGRLDEMRAIEHGLFQAKHGNPIHFMIQGERGIGKSSLFFVTKLVANGEIETFTNEKLNFLVISVDLGAASNQMDIIRTIGRELKDTIGAKSAVKERARAFWDWATNWEILGVRYHKDGDSFDPHEALDAFVSQVASLCGTLSGEIDGILILIDEADRPGADAKLGEFCKLMTERLARKECNNVVLGLAGLPTLLGRLKESHESSPRLFTTMLLDPLLPAERIEVIDRGMKVANEKNTAATSITLEATNLLADLSEGYPHFIQQFAFSAFQYDKDNLITAEDVIGGAFSENGALSQLGDKYFNEMYHLRIASNDYRHVLNTMAAHGDQWVSRRQIIEESALAKTTVTNALNALKARQIIMSDDSRKGRGFYRLPTRSFAAWINAIRSVSERTEGQVGFAAGVPLDTTF
- a CDS encoding thermonuclease family protein, which codes for MDRSRHDNRSDQWRKRTGARRRRAILLASAPKRVVVITVAAIAALIAQFFMQHGGKGPDLNLSNLVGPSPAPIVGIASVIDGDTIEVHGQRVRFNGIDAPESGQYCDDAKGFEYPCGRRSAEALDKFLAASRPVQCKFIDWDRYGRFVGDCQRADGTSVAAWMVEHGQALDWPRYSHGAYAAQQAKAEAAKVGVWVGAFQAPWYWRAAHADGTAPSSQPLGIVNRKLVAQSGYSCEPRRTCKQISSCDEAQWYLQNCSWGGKLDRDGDGVACETLC